One window of Athalia rosae chromosome 2, iyAthRosa1.1, whole genome shotgun sequence genomic DNA carries:
- the LOC105687403 gene encoding nidogen isoform X3, with amino-acid sequence MVVAAGDVRTALLLALAATLQGSFVVHAILRQDLYPHDGIGSSLLELNAEGQLESVEVNLKTPITFYESIYETVFVNGNGVLSFLAPMERFFNIPFPLDYPIISPLYTHVDTRGSGSVHWWETDAPDVISKAGDTIRRVFKSGKDFYPSHVFIATWKDVGYYSEKSDKINTYQVAISSNGSHSFAEFLYPDEGVQWIQADFHPSGLPDAKAQAGVVARDGRMYTFKGSGTDQIQNIDKWSNVNNPGQWVIGIGPIPDSANVQLPDNIEDAPANNEIPSCLTGATSCHSRAECIDYSEGFCCLCKTGFFGNGKFCQQNDLPLRVTGKVFGFVNGQDFPAKDLQCYVQTKDGRTYTAISKVPEIIGSKSQLLSNLGGALGWLFARSIENTKNGYQLTGGVFNMTADIVFTNTGDKITIRSRYLGLDVFGQLKMEAEIRGSLPEMAEDARVEYEDHEELYTKTQPGTILSQSSRSYKLIGDTPEVDYPFTQSIVINYQRCEYAPDDGKEDTVRLKFSRGLTSYEAREQIIRFAMNTKVAPLEEEDPCIQGRTHCGDHSSCIVEGDSYKCVCNPGYQFLYEDDGSANCVDVNECTAGTHLCSPDASCINNEGSHLCQCLEGFYGDGRTCGKMPSCDDTDCGAYAECNMVEGTPVCSCSSGFEQTEEGCYPVRELICDDKVCSPYAYCAEDAARGTSECVCVSGFVGNGYNCEPDFETASSTVSYQTEQPPTPQCILNQCWCPSEDGWKYQDDSCVKINPEDGSVTDGYNRPETSTTEQEGSSDLSCNVMNICHPYAQCVFVPDNKDRYECQCNVGYDGDGYECRKTEITCLEVDICDPNAACRQEEPTGAKCVCNPGFEGDGSTCTPIDACSQDADCGQNQFCAYNLETSRYFCSCSPGYQRVDDVCVVTDCSTNPSECHLHAQCVTSPTGGYMCVCLPGYNGDGVRICREDHVGCNIINNCGENAVCGYQQATGSYACECKAGYYWDGFNCLPESSCKTDPRLCSADATCVPAGENRFACVCNAGFAGDGVECKIIPRYDSNILLVNQGTANLRIPFFPTPDHPGSLIFIDFKQMAIGLDIDCVNGRAYWSDITGHQIRSMTYNGSDSKVFIGDVGGSEGLAIDWISRNIFWTDSNKRTIEVANLESMKRKVLFVEGLTNPRGIAAHPYRGKIFWSDWNRESPKIEWSNEDGSERGIFLQNEHVKVPNSLAIDWSTDELCWGDAGLFVISCANIDTRSIRVVATELSYPFGLAISQNHYYWTDWNTQKIEIASKNSGERNKPLEIPLGGSDKLFGIVAVPEFCPEVSNVCQYEFGRCNEDQLCLPDGQGGRTCACADNASGPCTNEYQSS; translated from the exons ATGGTGGTAGCTGCAGGCGACGTGCGGACGGCCCTCCTCTTGGCCCTCGCGGCAACCCTTCAAGGGTCCTTCGTGGTTCACGCAATTCTCAGGCAGGATCTTTACCCCCATGACGGAATCGGATCCTCGTTGCTCGAATTGAACGCCGAGGGTCAGTTGGAGTCGGTCGAAGTAAATCTCAAGACACCGATCACCTTCTACGAAAGCATTTACGAGACGGTATTC GTCAATGGGAACGGAGTCTTGTCGTTTTTGGCTCCGATGGAGAGGTTTTTCAACATCCCATTCCCTCTGGACTATCCGATAATCTCTCCGTTGTACACCCACGTTGATACGAGGGGGTCGGGATCCGTTCATTGGTGGGAGACCGACGCGCCCGACGTGATATCGAAAGCTGGTGATACGATACGTCGGGTATTCAAAAGTGGGAAAGATTTTTACCCGAGTCACGTTTTCATAGCGACTTGGAAGGACGTCGGCTACTACAGCGAGAAAAGCGATAAA ATAAACACCTACCAAGTCGCGATCAGTTCTAACGGATCTCACAGCTTCGCCGAGTTCCTCTATCCCGACGAGGGCGTTCAATGGATTCAAGCTGATTTCCATCCCAGCGGATTACCCGACGCCAAAGCTCAGGCTGGGGTTGTTGCTAGGGACGGGAGGATGTACACTTTCAAAGGATCGGGAACAGATCAGATACAGAACATCGACAA ATGGTCGAACGTCAACAACCCCGGACAATGGGTTATCGGAATCGGTCCAATTCCGGACTCCGCGAATGTCCAGCTACCCGACAACATAGAAG ACGCTCCCGCTAACAACGAAATTCCCAGCTGCCTCACCGGAGCTACCAGTTGCCACAGTAGAGCCGAATGCATCGACTACAGCGAGGGTTTTTGCTGTCTCTGCAAAACAGGTTTCTTTGGCAATGGAAAGTTCTGCCAGCAAAATG ATTTACCTCTTCGAGTCACCGGAAAAGTTTTTGGTTTCGTGAACGGACAGGATTTCCCAGCTAAGGATTTACAGTGTTACGTTCAAACGAAAGACGGAAGAACGTACACGGCGATCTCTAAGGTTCCGGAAATCATTGGCTCAAAATCTCAGCTTCTCAGTAATTTGGGCGGCGCTCTTGGATGGCTCTTCGCCCGATCCATAGAGAACACGAAAAACGGATACCAATTAACCG GTGGGGTGTTCAATATGACCGCTGACATCGTCTTCACGAATACCGGGGACAAGATAACAATCCGTTCGAGATATCTGGGCCTGGACGTCTTCGGTCAGTTAAAAATGGAGGCGGAGATCAGGGGATCGTTACCGGAAATGGCGGAAGACGCTCGTGTCGAGTATGAGGATCACGAAGAGTTGTACACGAAGACACAGCCGGGAACGATTCTATCCCAAAGCAGTAGATCGTACAAATTGATTGGAGATACTCCAGAAGTCGATTATCCCTTCACTCAATCCATCGTTATAAACTATCAGAGATGCGAATACGCCCCTGACGACGGTAAGGAGGACACTGTCAGACTGAAATTCTCGAGGGGTTTGACCAGTTACGAAGCGAGGGAGCAAATCATACGGTTTGCAATGAACACCAAAGTCGCTCCCCTGGAGGAAGAGGATCCCTGTATCCAGGGACGCACTCATTGCGGGGATCACAGCTCGTGTATCGTAGAAGGGGACAGCTACAAGTGCGTCTGCAATCCTGG CTATCAATTCCTCTACGAGGACGATGGTAGCGCGAACTGCGTGGACGTGAACGAGTGCACAGCGGGTACCCATTTGTGTTCCCCTGATGCGTCCTGTATCAACAACGAAGGAAGTCACCTGTGTCAGTGCTTGGAAGGTTTTTACGGGGACGGACGCACCTGCGGCA AAATGCCATCCTGCGATGACACGGACTGCGGGGCCTACGCGGAGTGCAACATGGTCGAAGGGACACCTGTATGTTCGTGTTCGTCGGGCTTCGAACAAACCGAAGAAGGCTGCTATCCGGTCAGGGAAT TAATATGCGACGACAAAGTTTGCTCTCCGTACGCGTACTGCGCCGAAGACGCTGCTCGGGGCACCTCGGAGTGCGTTTGTGTCAGCGGATTCGTGG GAAACGGTTACAACTGCGAACCAGATTTCGAGACAGCCTCGTCGACCGTTTCCTATCAAACGGAACAACCGCCAACACCGCAATGCATTTTAAACCAATGCTGGTGCCCGTCGGAAGATGGATGGAAATATCAAGATGATTCCTGCGTAAAAATCAACCCCGAGGATGGATCCGTAACGGATGGTTACAATCGGCCCGAAACAAGCACCACAGAGCAAGAAGGTAGCTCGGACT TATCCTGCAATGTCATGAATATCTGCCATCCCTACGCGCAATGCGTTTTCGTACCGGATAACAAGGATCGCTACGAGTGCCAATGCAACGTGGGCTACGACGGCGATGGATACGAATGCAGAAAAACTG AAATCACGTGCCTAGAAGTAGACATCTGCGATCCCAACGCAGCTTGTCGACAGGAAGAACCCACCGGAGCCAAATGCGTCTGCAATCCAGGATTCGAGGGTGACGGATCGACTTGCACGCCAATCG ACGCTTGTAGTCAAGACGCCGATTGCGGTCAGAATCAATTCTGCGCATACAACTTGGAGACGTCGAGGTACTTCTGTTCCTGCTCCCCTGGGTATCAACGCGTAGACGATGTCTGCGTGGTCACCGATTGTTCGACGAATCCTTCCGAATGTCACCTGCACGCACAGTGCGTTACATCCCCTACCGGCGGTTACATGTGCGTTTGTTTACCTGGATACAATGGCGATGGGGTTCGTATTTGCCGAGAGGATCACGTCGGATGcaatattatcaataattgtGGAGAGAACGCCGTCTGTGGATATCAACAAGCCACCGGTAGCTACGCTTGCGAATGCAAAGCG GGATACTACTGGGATGGTTTCAATTGCCTTCCAGAGTCTTCGTGTAAAACCGATCCCAGATTGTGTTCCGCTGACGCGACTTGCGTCCCAGCTGGAGAGAACCGATTTGCGTGTGTCTGCAACGCAGGTTTTGCCGGGGACGGTGTCGAGTGCAAAATCATCCCTCGTTACGACTCTAACATCCTTTTGGTAAACCAGGGAACGGCGAATTTGAGGATACCATTTTTCCCAACACCAGATCATCCCGGAAGTCTCATCTTCATTGACTTTAAGCAGATGGCCATCGGGCTCGATATCGATTGCGTGAATGGAAGAGCTTACTGGAGCGATATCACAG GGCACCAAATTCGGTCAATGACTTACAATGGCTCGGATTCCAAAGTTTTCATAGGGGATGTGGGCGGTTCCGAAGGACTGGCGATTGATTGGATATCGAGGAATATATTTTGGACGGATTCCAATAAGAGAACGATCGAGGTCGCGAACTTGGAGAGTATGAAGAGAAAAGTCCTCTTCGTTGAAGGACTCACGAATCCAAGAGGAATAGCTGCTCACCCTTACAGAGG AAAGATCTTCTGGTCGGACTGGAATCGAGAATCTCCGAAGATCGAATGGTCCAACGAAGACGGAAGTGAACGCGGAATTTTCTTACAAAATGAACATGTTAAAGTGCCAAATTCATTAGCGATCGATTGGTCAACAGATGAACTGTGTTGGGGAGATGCTGGGCTATTCGTCATAA GTTGTGCAAACATCGACACCCGTTCAATTCGTGTTGTTGCAACAGAGCTGTCATATCCATTTGGCTTAGCGATATCACAAAATCATTATTACTGGACAGATTGGAACAC gcaaaaaattgaaatcgcgtcgaaaaattctgGCGAGAGGAATAAGCCTCTAGAAATTCCTCTCGGTGGAAGCGATAAACTTTTCGGGATTGTAGCAGTCCCCGAATTCTGTCCTGAGG tTTCGAACGTGTGCCAATACGAGTTTGGCAGATGTAATGAGGACCAACTCTGTCTTCCGGATGGTCAGGGTGGACGAACGTGCGCGTGTGCCGATAACGCTTCTGGTCCGTGCACCAACGAGTACCAGTCTTCGTAG
- the LOC105687403 gene encoding nidogen isoform X1, whose product MVVAAGDVRTALLLALAATLQGSFVVHAILRQDLYPHDGIGSSLLELNAEGQLESVEVNLKTPITFYESIYETVFVNGNGVLSFLAPMERFFNIPFPLDYPIISPLYTHVDTRGSGSVHWWETDAPDVISKAGDTIRRVFKSGKDFYPSHVFIATWKDVGYYSEKSDKINTYQVAISSNGSHSFAEFLYPDEGVQWIQADFHPSGLPDAKAQAGVVARDGRMYTFKGSGTDQIQNIDKWSNVNNPGQWVIGIGPIPDSANVQLPDNIEDAPANNEIPSCLTGATSCHSRAECIDYSEGFCCLCKTGFFGNGKFCQQNDLPLRVTGKVFGFVNGQDFPAKDLQCYVQTKDGRTYTAISKVPEIIGSKSQLLSNLGGALGWLFARSIENTKNGYQLTGGVFNMTADIVFTNTGDKITIRSRYLGLDVFGQLKMEAEIRGSLPEMAEDARVEYEDHEELYTKTQPGTILSQSSRSYKLIGDTPEVDYPFTQSIVINYQRCEYAPDDGKEDTVRLKFSRGLTSYEAREQIIRFAMNTKVAPLEEEDPCIQGRTHCGDHSSCIVEGDSYKCVCNPGYQFLYEDDGSANCVDVNECTAGTHLCSPDASCINNEGSHLCQCLEGFYGDGRTCGKMPSCDDTDCGAYAECNMVEGTPVCSCSSGFEQTEEGCYPVRELICDDKVCSPYAYCAEDAARGTSECVCVSGFVGNGYNCEPDFETASSTVSYQTEQPPTPQCILNQCWCPSEDGWKYQDDSCVKINPEDGSVTDGYNRPETSTTEQEGSSDLSARPVPECLQETGDCICPWGYAYDRRRDICVPQPGYNHETMGPSGSRLSCNVMNICHPYAQCVFVPDNKDRYECQCNVGYDGDGYECRKTEITCLEVDICDPNAACRQEEPTGAKCVCNPGFEGDGSTCTPIDACSQDADCGQNQFCAYNLETSRYFCSCSPGYQRVDDVCVVTDCSTNPSECHLHAQCVTSPTGGYMCVCLPGYNGDGVRICREDHVGCNIINNCGENAVCGYQQATGSYACECKAGYYWDGFNCLPESSCKTDPRLCSADATCVPAGENRFACVCNAGFAGDGVECKIIPRYDSNILLVNQGTANLRIPFFPTPDHPGSLIFIDFKQMAIGLDIDCVNGRAYWSDITGHQIRSMTYNGSDSKVFIGDVGGSEGLAIDWISRNIFWTDSNKRTIEVANLESMKRKVLFVEGLTNPRGIAAHPYRGKIFWSDWNRESPKIEWSNEDGSERGIFLQNEHVKVPNSLAIDWSTDELCWGDAGLFVISCANIDTRSIRVVATELSYPFGLAISQNHYYWTDWNTQKIEIASKNSGERNKPLEIPLGGSDKLFGIVAVPEFCPEVSNVCQYEFGRCNEDQLCLPDGQGGRTCACADNASGPCTNEYQSS is encoded by the exons ATGGTGGTAGCTGCAGGCGACGTGCGGACGGCCCTCCTCTTGGCCCTCGCGGCAACCCTTCAAGGGTCCTTCGTGGTTCACGCAATTCTCAGGCAGGATCTTTACCCCCATGACGGAATCGGATCCTCGTTGCTCGAATTGAACGCCGAGGGTCAGTTGGAGTCGGTCGAAGTAAATCTCAAGACACCGATCACCTTCTACGAAAGCATTTACGAGACGGTATTC GTCAATGGGAACGGAGTCTTGTCGTTTTTGGCTCCGATGGAGAGGTTTTTCAACATCCCATTCCCTCTGGACTATCCGATAATCTCTCCGTTGTACACCCACGTTGATACGAGGGGGTCGGGATCCGTTCATTGGTGGGAGACCGACGCGCCCGACGTGATATCGAAAGCTGGTGATACGATACGTCGGGTATTCAAAAGTGGGAAAGATTTTTACCCGAGTCACGTTTTCATAGCGACTTGGAAGGACGTCGGCTACTACAGCGAGAAAAGCGATAAA ATAAACACCTACCAAGTCGCGATCAGTTCTAACGGATCTCACAGCTTCGCCGAGTTCCTCTATCCCGACGAGGGCGTTCAATGGATTCAAGCTGATTTCCATCCCAGCGGATTACCCGACGCCAAAGCTCAGGCTGGGGTTGTTGCTAGGGACGGGAGGATGTACACTTTCAAAGGATCGGGAACAGATCAGATACAGAACATCGACAA ATGGTCGAACGTCAACAACCCCGGACAATGGGTTATCGGAATCGGTCCAATTCCGGACTCCGCGAATGTCCAGCTACCCGACAACATAGAAG ACGCTCCCGCTAACAACGAAATTCCCAGCTGCCTCACCGGAGCTACCAGTTGCCACAGTAGAGCCGAATGCATCGACTACAGCGAGGGTTTTTGCTGTCTCTGCAAAACAGGTTTCTTTGGCAATGGAAAGTTCTGCCAGCAAAATG ATTTACCTCTTCGAGTCACCGGAAAAGTTTTTGGTTTCGTGAACGGACAGGATTTCCCAGCTAAGGATTTACAGTGTTACGTTCAAACGAAAGACGGAAGAACGTACACGGCGATCTCTAAGGTTCCGGAAATCATTGGCTCAAAATCTCAGCTTCTCAGTAATTTGGGCGGCGCTCTTGGATGGCTCTTCGCCCGATCCATAGAGAACACGAAAAACGGATACCAATTAACCG GTGGGGTGTTCAATATGACCGCTGACATCGTCTTCACGAATACCGGGGACAAGATAACAATCCGTTCGAGATATCTGGGCCTGGACGTCTTCGGTCAGTTAAAAATGGAGGCGGAGATCAGGGGATCGTTACCGGAAATGGCGGAAGACGCTCGTGTCGAGTATGAGGATCACGAAGAGTTGTACACGAAGACACAGCCGGGAACGATTCTATCCCAAAGCAGTAGATCGTACAAATTGATTGGAGATACTCCAGAAGTCGATTATCCCTTCACTCAATCCATCGTTATAAACTATCAGAGATGCGAATACGCCCCTGACGACGGTAAGGAGGACACTGTCAGACTGAAATTCTCGAGGGGTTTGACCAGTTACGAAGCGAGGGAGCAAATCATACGGTTTGCAATGAACACCAAAGTCGCTCCCCTGGAGGAAGAGGATCCCTGTATCCAGGGACGCACTCATTGCGGGGATCACAGCTCGTGTATCGTAGAAGGGGACAGCTACAAGTGCGTCTGCAATCCTGG CTATCAATTCCTCTACGAGGACGATGGTAGCGCGAACTGCGTGGACGTGAACGAGTGCACAGCGGGTACCCATTTGTGTTCCCCTGATGCGTCCTGTATCAACAACGAAGGAAGTCACCTGTGTCAGTGCTTGGAAGGTTTTTACGGGGACGGACGCACCTGCGGCA AAATGCCATCCTGCGATGACACGGACTGCGGGGCCTACGCGGAGTGCAACATGGTCGAAGGGACACCTGTATGTTCGTGTTCGTCGGGCTTCGAACAAACCGAAGAAGGCTGCTATCCGGTCAGGGAAT TAATATGCGACGACAAAGTTTGCTCTCCGTACGCGTACTGCGCCGAAGACGCTGCTCGGGGCACCTCGGAGTGCGTTTGTGTCAGCGGATTCGTGG GAAACGGTTACAACTGCGAACCAGATTTCGAGACAGCCTCGTCGACCGTTTCCTATCAAACGGAACAACCGCCAACACCGCAATGCATTTTAAACCAATGCTGGTGCCCGTCGGAAGATGGATGGAAATATCAAGATGATTCCTGCGTAAAAATCAACCCCGAGGATGGATCCGTAACGGATGGTTACAATCGGCCCGAAACAAGCACCACAGAGCAAGAAGGTAGCTCGGACT TATCAGCCCGACCGGTACCCGAATGCCTTCAGGAGACTGGTGACTGTATTTGCCCCTGGGGATATGCCTACGATCGTCGAAGGGACATTTGTGTTCCCCAACCCGGATACAACCACGAGACGATGGGTCCGTCTGGATCCCGAT TATCCTGCAATGTCATGAATATCTGCCATCCCTACGCGCAATGCGTTTTCGTACCGGATAACAAGGATCGCTACGAGTGCCAATGCAACGTGGGCTACGACGGCGATGGATACGAATGCAGAAAAACTG AAATCACGTGCCTAGAAGTAGACATCTGCGATCCCAACGCAGCTTGTCGACAGGAAGAACCCACCGGAGCCAAATGCGTCTGCAATCCAGGATTCGAGGGTGACGGATCGACTTGCACGCCAATCG ACGCTTGTAGTCAAGACGCCGATTGCGGTCAGAATCAATTCTGCGCATACAACTTGGAGACGTCGAGGTACTTCTGTTCCTGCTCCCCTGGGTATCAACGCGTAGACGATGTCTGCGTGGTCACCGATTGTTCGACGAATCCTTCCGAATGTCACCTGCACGCACAGTGCGTTACATCCCCTACCGGCGGTTACATGTGCGTTTGTTTACCTGGATACAATGGCGATGGGGTTCGTATTTGCCGAGAGGATCACGTCGGATGcaatattatcaataattgtGGAGAGAACGCCGTCTGTGGATATCAACAAGCCACCGGTAGCTACGCTTGCGAATGCAAAGCG GGATACTACTGGGATGGTTTCAATTGCCTTCCAGAGTCTTCGTGTAAAACCGATCCCAGATTGTGTTCCGCTGACGCGACTTGCGTCCCAGCTGGAGAGAACCGATTTGCGTGTGTCTGCAACGCAGGTTTTGCCGGGGACGGTGTCGAGTGCAAAATCATCCCTCGTTACGACTCTAACATCCTTTTGGTAAACCAGGGAACGGCGAATTTGAGGATACCATTTTTCCCAACACCAGATCATCCCGGAAGTCTCATCTTCATTGACTTTAAGCAGATGGCCATCGGGCTCGATATCGATTGCGTGAATGGAAGAGCTTACTGGAGCGATATCACAG GGCACCAAATTCGGTCAATGACTTACAATGGCTCGGATTCCAAAGTTTTCATAGGGGATGTGGGCGGTTCCGAAGGACTGGCGATTGATTGGATATCGAGGAATATATTTTGGACGGATTCCAATAAGAGAACGATCGAGGTCGCGAACTTGGAGAGTATGAAGAGAAAAGTCCTCTTCGTTGAAGGACTCACGAATCCAAGAGGAATAGCTGCTCACCCTTACAGAGG AAAGATCTTCTGGTCGGACTGGAATCGAGAATCTCCGAAGATCGAATGGTCCAACGAAGACGGAAGTGAACGCGGAATTTTCTTACAAAATGAACATGTTAAAGTGCCAAATTCATTAGCGATCGATTGGTCAACAGATGAACTGTGTTGGGGAGATGCTGGGCTATTCGTCATAA GTTGTGCAAACATCGACACCCGTTCAATTCGTGTTGTTGCAACAGAGCTGTCATATCCATTTGGCTTAGCGATATCACAAAATCATTATTACTGGACAGATTGGAACAC gcaaaaaattgaaatcgcgtcgaaaaattctgGCGAGAGGAATAAGCCTCTAGAAATTCCTCTCGGTGGAAGCGATAAACTTTTCGGGATTGTAGCAGTCCCCGAATTCTGTCCTGAGG tTTCGAACGTGTGCCAATACGAGTTTGGCAGATGTAATGAGGACCAACTCTGTCTTCCGGATGGTCAGGGTGGACGAACGTGCGCGTGTGCCGATAACGCTTCTGGTCCGTGCACCAACGAGTACCAGTCTTCGTAG